One Halobacterium wangiae genomic window, CGGCGTCGTCGGAACGGACCGTGCGCGTCCGCCGTCGAAGGCCCGAGTGAGGGCTCAGCTCCCCGGAAGGATGTCGCCGAGGGCGGCACCGATGGCCATCGGGACGAACGCGACGGCCACCGTGCAGACCGCGACCCAGGGGTCGGCCCAGTCGACGCGACCCCACGCCGTGAGGAGGAGGGTCGCGGTGATCGAGGAGACGCCGAGGACGCCCACGAGGCGACGCGGGATGACGCCGAAGAACGGGTGAGAGATGCGGACGTCCTGGAAGCGAGCGACGTACAGCACGCCGTAGACGATGAAGACGGTGGCGGCGAGGCTCCCGACGAGGTTGAGGACGTGTTCGGCGACGAACTCGCCGGCCTCGTTGGTGCCGCCCTCGACGGCCATCGGGATGCCGAACAGCAGGCTGCCGAGGGCGGCCTCGGCGGTGTCGTGGCGGTCGAAGCCGTAGATGACCTGGCCGAACGTGCCGCCATCCCCCTGCATCTCGCCGGCGAGTTGCTTGACGGCGTCCAGGCGGGCCTGCGCGTCCGGTTCGTCGACGACGTCGTCGAGGTCCTCGAGTTCGTCGAAGAGGTCCGAGAGGTCGGGTGGTTCGTCGTCGGTGCGCGAGCGACTCATGGGCGGGCCGACGCCCCGGAGTGTCTTAAACGGTCAGCCCACACCGCGAGCGCTCCAGCGAGGTAGGTTTAAACGCGCGCGGCCGGAATCCCCGGGCATGACCGCACAGGGATGGTTCGCCGGCGTCGACCCCGACGACGCGGCGGCCGCCGGCGACGCCGTCCGGACGGGCCGCGCAAACGCCCCGGAGGACTGGCCGGCGCTGGCCGTCGAGGCCGGCGCGGCCGACGACGAGGACGAGTACTACGCGTTGCTCCACGAGGCGACGCTCGCGGGGACGCGGGCGGCCGTCCGGGAGCGCGAGAGCGCCGACGACCAGCAGTTGATTCACGCCGTGCGCGCGATGGGCGACCTCGCGGAGGCGGCCAACGAGCTCGCCGAACGCGGCACCGAGTGGGCCGGCAGCGTCCTCGACGACGTCGGCAGCGGCGTCGACGGCGCCCGCGAGGTGGCCAGCCGCGACCCCGCGACGCCGAGCGAGCGGCAGGCGATATCGCTCTGTCGGCGTGCCGCCGACCTCGGAGACGAGCGGGACGCCGTGCGCTCGTACGTCGAACAGCAGGCGCCCGCGGTGGCGCCGAACCTCTCGATGCTGGCGGGCCCCGTTCTGGCCGCGCGCCTGATCGCGCTCGCTGGCGGCCTCGGTGAACTCGCGAAGCAACCGAGTGGGACCCTCCAGGTGCTCGGGGCCGAGGACGCGCTGTTCGCGCACCTCCGCGGGCACGCGCCCTCCCCGAAGCACGGCGCCATCTACACCCACGAGTACGTCCGTGGCACCCACCCGAGCGAACGCGGGTCCGCCGCGCGCGCACTCGCGGGGAAGCTCACCATCGCGGCCCGGATCGACCACTACGCGGGGGACCGACGGCCCGACCTGCAGGCGGACCTCGACGAGCGGATCGAGCGCATCCGGGCGCGTGATTCCTCGTGACGCTGCCCGGGGGCGTGGAACGGCGGGAGTTCGAGGGGGAGGCAGAGGCTGCGCTGGCCACGCGAGGTGACCCGGTGTACGGCGAACCAGTCTCCGGGGGGTGGCGGCGCTGGGACCCGCACCGCTCGAAGCTCGGTGCGACCCTCGAGAAGGGCGTCGACACCGGCCTCTCGGCTGGCGACGCCATGCTCTACCTCGGCGCGGCGAACGGGACGACGGTGAGCCACGTCGCCGACTTCGCGGGGCCGACGTACGCCGTGGAGTTCGCGCCGCGACCGACCCGGGACCTCCTCGGCGTCGCCGAGGACCGGTCGAACCTCTTCGCGCTGCTGAAGGACGCGCGGAAGCCCGAGACGTACGCCCACGTCGTCGAGTCCGGCCTCGACGCCATCGTGCAGGACGTGGCGACCCGCGGCCAGGCCGACGTGGCGCTGTCGAACCGCCAGTTCCTCCGCGACGGCGGGCGGTTCGTCGGCGCGGTAAAGGCTCGCAGCGAGGACGTGACCCGGGAACCCGAGGCCGTCTTCGAGGACGTCCTCGACCGGCTCCGGGACGGCTACGAGGTGCTGGCGACCGAGCGGCTCGAACCGTACCACGACGACCACCTCGCAGTGGTGGCGACGCCGAAGTAGGGAGACAGAACTACCCTGAGCGCCCGCCGGTTCCAGAACTATTTACGCGCTCCGGGGAAAAGGACCGGCAGGATGGACGTGGGTTCGGCCGAGGAGTTCACCGAGATGGGGACGCTCGGCGTCGAGGAGGAGTTCTTCGTCGTCGACAGCGACGGCGTTCCGACGTCGGGAACCGACACGCTGGTGTACGAGTCCGACCCACCGGAACTGCTGGAGGGGCGCCTGGACCACGAACTGTTCAAGTTCGTCGTCGAGACGCAGACACCGAAGCTCGACGGAGTGGGTGGAGCGGCGGACGCGATCCGGGACGTGCGGGCGGCGCTGGTCGCCCACGCGGAGGACAACGACCTCCGCATCGCGGCCGCGGGCCTCCACCCGGCCGCACGGTGGCGGGAACAGGAACACGCCGAGAAACCCCGATATCGCTCCCAGCTCGACCGCATCCAGTACCCGCAACACCGGAACACGACCGCGGGCCTCCACGTCCACGTCGGCGTGGACGACGCGGACAAGGCGGTATGGGTGGCCAACCAGCTGCGCTGGCACATGCCCGTGATGCTCGCGCTGGGCGCGAACTCGCCGTTCTGGAACGGCTTCGACACGGGGCTGGCGTCGGCGCGCGCGAAGGTCTTCGAGGCGCTGCCGAACACCGGGATGCCGACGGCGTTCGACTCCTACGAGGAGTTCGACCGGTTCGAGCGGCTGATGGTCGAGAACGGCGCCATCGACGACCGGGGCGAACTCTGGTACGACGTCCGGCCCCACTCGGGACACGGCACCGTCGAGGTGCGCGCACCGGACGGGCAGGCCGACCCCGGGACGGTGCAGGCGTTCGTCGAGTACACGCACGCGCTGGTGGTTGACTACGCGGAGTGCTTCGAGGACAGCGCCGACCCGGGGCCACCGGACGCGTTCGGGGCCCGGGAGGGACCAGAGGCACTCCGTCGCGAGGTGCTCGACGAGAACAAGTGGCGTGCGACCCGCCACGGCCACGACGCGTCGTTCGTCCGCCGGGACGCCAGCGGCAACGTCGACCTCGGCGAGGTCGTCGAACGGGAGTGCGAACGCCTCGACGTGTCCGGCATCCGGACCGTCTACGAGCGGGAGTCCGGCGCGAGTCGTCAGCGACGCCTACTCGCAGAATTCGGGGAAGCGGCGCTCTACGAGTCGCTCGTCCTGTAACCGGACGATAGTTGTCCGACGGTGGATTTTTACCTACCCGTTGCTTGTGTCCCGACTGAGACAACGCATGTCCGAGGACGCAACCGAGAACACAGACGCGGAGGGCCGGTCCGCACGGGACCGGCTGGGAGCGGAGAAAGAGCGCGCAGTAGCGGGGTTCGACAAGGGAATCGTGGACATCCTGTCGTGGGTTCTGGACACCGAGACACGCGCCCGCATCTTCGTCTACCTCCGGCAACACCCCTGGAGCACCAGCGAGGAGGTCGCCGACGGCACGGGGCTCTACCCGTCGACCGTCCGCGAGGCGCTGGCGGAACTCGCGGGCGAGGACGTCGTGGACAGGCGCAAGCGCCAGAGCGAGGGCGCCGGCAACAACCCCTACGAGTACACCGCCATCCCGCCGAGCGACCTCGTCGGCGGCGTCGTCGGACGCGTCCAGGACGAACTGAACACCGTGTTCAACCTCGACGCCCACCTCGGGAACGGCGACGGCACGGAGACGGACGCCGAACCCGTCAACATCGAGGTCGAGGACGGCGAGGACAGCGCGTAAACCCAAACTGCTAAACGACGCCGGGACCTCCGCGAGCGTATGGACGTCGCTCTCGGCGGGACGTTCGACCCGGTCCACGACGGCCACCGGAAACTGTTCGAGCGGGCGTTCGAACTCGGTGACGTCACCGTCGGGTTGACAAGCGACGAGTTGTCGACACAGACGCGACACGTCCAGCGGCCGGTTCGCTCCTTCGAAGCGCGCAAGGCCGACCTGGAGGACGAACTCGCCGCCATCGCCGAGAAGTACGACCGCGAGTTCGAGGTCCGGAAACTCGAGGAACCGACGGGCATCGCTACGGAGGAGAAGTTCGACGTGCTCGTCGTCTCCCCGGAGACGAAGAACGTCGGCGAGAAGATCAACGAGATACGCCAGGAGCGTGGCTTCGACCCGCTCGAGATAGAGATCGTCGACCACGTCCGCGCCGAGGACGGCGACATCATCTCCTCGACCCGCATCGTCAACGGCGAGATCGACGAGCACGGCACCCTCACGCCCGAGCGCGAGGGCCGGTAGCTACCACGACGGCGGTTCGAAGCCCGCGTCTTCGAGGATATCCTTCCAGCGCTGCTGGATCACGAGCCGAGAGACGTCTGCAGCCTCGGCGACCGCGGTCTGGGAGCGCTGGTCCCCCGCGATGAGCGCGCCCGCGTACACGCTGGCTGCGACCGCCGCGGGTTTCGAGCGCTCCTCGGTGGGGACCGCCGAGAGGAACAGGTCCTTGGCGGTAGAGCGCGCCTCCGCGTCGATGTCGAGGGCGTCCGCGACTGCCTCGAGTTCGTCCAGCCACGCTTGCTGGTCCACCTCGTCTCCCGCGCGGTACATACCCGTCTCTTCGGCGTCACGAACGTAAACCTTCGCCGGCGCGGAGCGCAATTCTCATTTACGTGCCTCCGAAAGTCGGGAGTGCGCGCGGGTAGCCAAGCCAGGAAACGGCGCAGCGCTTAGGACGCTGTCTCGTAGGAGTCCGCCGGTTCAAATCCGGTCCCGCGCACTGAGCGAACGAAGTGAGGAAGGAGCAGGACCGATTTGAACCCTGGAAACCGAGCGGAGGGAGGTTTCCTCCGGTTCAAATCCGGTCCCGCGCACGTTCTGTCCGAACAAAGCGAACTGACGAGTAGAGAGAGAAACTACCGCGTCCGGTGTGCTCAGTCCGCGTTCTGGACGGTCCGGGCCTCGAGCGAGACGTCGCCGCCGGCCGTGACGTGCACCTCGAATCCCTGGTACGTGAACCGGACGGCGCCGGTACCGAGGCTGTTGACGCGCGGTCGCGAGTGGAACAACGAGTTGAGCGCGTCCGGGTCGACGACGTCGTAGAGGGGGTCGAGGTCTACCGGGTCGACTCGCAGTTCGTCGGCGACTGCGTGGACAATTTTCTGCGTGATCAGGTCGGGTTCCGCTGCGGGGAGGGGAGAGTCGGTGTGGGTCGTGGACTGTTCCATCGTACTACACTGAAAGTCAGTGCCGTAGGTATGGGTTTGGCCTCTGTACGAAGCCCCGCTGGGACGCGAGCACTATCAGTATAGCGTCGGCGTTCTGGGGTGTCGATAGAGCGCGCGAGCGGAGTCCCCGACGTCGCGGGCGACGCGGCCCGACTACACCGACTCGTCGTCGAGGAGTTGCTGGAAGATCTTCTGCTGGGCGGCCCGAAGGTGGGAGTTGAACGTCGGCTGGGAGATGCCCATCGTCTCCGCGATCTCGCTGGCCGTCCGGGTGCGGGGCTCCTCGAAGTAGCCGCTGAAGTAGGCGATCTGGAGGGCCTCGAGCTGGCGGTCGGTCAGCGTCTCGATCATGCGGCCGCGGAGCTCTA contains:
- a CDS encoding phosphopantetheine adenylyltransferase yields the protein MDVALGGTFDPVHDGHRKLFERAFELGDVTVGLTSDELSTQTRHVQRPVRSFEARKADLEDELAAIAEKYDREFEVRKLEEPTGIATEEKFDVLVVSPETKNVGEKINEIRQERGFDPLEIEIVDHVRAEDGDIISSTRIVNGEIDEHGTLTPEREGR
- a CDS encoding winged helix-turn-helix domain-containing protein, coding for MSEDATENTDAEGRSARDRLGAEKERAVAGFDKGIVDILSWVLDTETRARIFVYLRQHPWSTSEEVADGTGLYPSTVREALAELAGEDVVDRRKRQSEGAGNNPYEYTAIPPSDLVGGVVGRVQDELNTVFNLDAHLGNGDGTETDAEPVNIEVEDGEDSA
- a CDS encoding glutamate--cysteine ligase, producing the protein MDVGSAEEFTEMGTLGVEEEFFVVDSDGVPTSGTDTLVYESDPPELLEGRLDHELFKFVVETQTPKLDGVGGAADAIRDVRAALVAHAEDNDLRIAAAGLHPAARWREQEHAEKPRYRSQLDRIQYPQHRNTTAGLHVHVGVDDADKAVWVANQLRWHMPVMLALGANSPFWNGFDTGLASARAKVFEALPNTGMPTAFDSYEEFDRFERLMVENGAIDDRGELWYDVRPHSGHGTVEVRAPDGQADPGTVQAFVEYTHALVVDYAECFEDSADPGPPDAFGAREGPEALRREVLDENKWRATRHGHDASFVRRDASGNVDLGEVVERECERLDVSGIRTVYERESGASRQRRLLAEFGEAALYESLVL
- a CDS encoding fibrillarin-like rRNA/tRNA 2'-O-methyltransferase, coding for MTLPGGVERREFEGEAEAALATRGDPVYGEPVSGGWRRWDPHRSKLGATLEKGVDTGLSAGDAMLYLGAANGTTVSHVADFAGPTYAVEFAPRPTRDLLGVAEDRSNLFALLKDARKPETYAHVVESGLDAIVQDVATRGQADVALSNRQFLRDGGRFVGAVKARSEDVTREPEAVFEDVLDRLRDGYEVLATERLEPYHDDHLAVVATPK
- a CDS encoding transcription initiation factor IIB family protein, which translates into the protein MYRAGDEVDQQAWLDELEAVADALDIDAEARSTAKDLFLSAVPTEERSKPAAVAASVYAGALIAGDQRSQTAVAEAADVSRLVIQQRWKDILEDAGFEPPSW
- a CDS encoding NOP5/NOP56 family protein; this encodes MTAQGWFAGVDPDDAAAAGDAVRTGRANAPEDWPALAVEAGAADDEDEYYALLHEATLAGTRAAVRERESADDQQLIHAVRAMGDLAEAANELAERGTEWAGSVLDDVGSGVDGAREVASRDPATPSERQAISLCRRAADLGDERDAVRSYVEQQAPAVAPNLSMLAGPVLAARLIALAGGLGELAKQPSGTLQVLGAEDALFAHLRGHAPSPKHGAIYTHEYVRGTHPSERGSAARALAGKLTIAARIDHYAGDRRPDLQADLDERIERIRARDSS
- a CDS encoding DUF2391 family protein, encoding MSRSRTDDEPPDLSDLFDELEDLDDVVDEPDAQARLDAVKQLAGEMQGDGGTFGQVIYGFDRHDTAEAALGSLLFGIPMAVEGGTNEAGEFVAEHVLNLVGSLAATVFIVYGVLYVARFQDVRISHPFFGVIPRRLVGVLGVSSITATLLLTAWGRVDWADPWVAVCTVAVAFVPMAIGAALGDILPGS
- a CDS encoding HalOD1 output domain-containing protein, translated to MEQSTTHTDSPLPAAEPDLITQKIVHAVADELRVDPVDLDPLYDVVDPDALNSLFHSRPRVNSLGTGAVRFTYQGFEVHVTAGGDVSLEARTVQNAD